Proteins encoded by one window of Blautia faecicola:
- a CDS encoding thiamine pyrophosphate-binding protein translates to MKQKVSDYIADRLAQERISQVFTVTGGGAMHLNDSLGHHPGLSCLYHHHEQAAAMAAEAYARVDNRMAAVCVTSGPGATNAITGVLCAWMDSIPMLVLSGQVRYDTTVRHSGLKIRTMGVQEYDITPSVEPMTKYAVMVTDPLTIRYHLERAIYLAKTGRPGPCWLDLPLNVQSAVVETDDLKAYDPSEDAKELPAPVSEETVKQILEKLKLASQPLIFAGHGIRLAGAYDEFQHLVELLGIPVVTGMSSIDLMESAHPLYVGRNGGTGNRPGNFAVQTCDVLFSIGSRQSFLQTGFAYEKWAAHAYTILNDIDGEELKKETLHVDLPVAADAKELITSCIRVLEAAGCDRAHPWFADGKTSWREKCRHWKEKYPVVTKEKYKELEPGRTNIYAFYDSLSKVLPEGEQILVSVGTSRVAGSQAIYLKKDQRFYTNAVTASMGYGLPAAIGVCIGSGKKEVICVNGEGCMQMNLQELQTIRHHNLPIRIFVINNEGYHSIRQTQTAYFGGHLVGVGEESGDLSFPDLSRLAPAYGFTYKECRNSATLEEDLRMVMEAPAPVICQVFVSKLQKTEPKLASRQLPDGTMVSASLEDMYPFLSREEMEEEGVLWKE, encoded by the coding sequence ATGAAGCAGAAAGTGTCTGATTATATTGCGGATCGTCTGGCACAGGAAAGGATCAGCCAGGTATTTACCGTGACGGGCGGCGGCGCGATGCATCTGAACGATTCGCTTGGACATCATCCGGGACTGTCCTGTCTCTATCATCATCATGAACAGGCAGCAGCGATGGCGGCAGAAGCCTATGCGAGAGTAGATAACCGGATGGCGGCGGTCTGCGTGACTTCCGGTCCGGGTGCGACGAATGCCATTACGGGGGTCTTGTGTGCGTGGATGGATTCCATCCCGATGCTTGTCCTGTCCGGACAGGTGCGATACGATACCACGGTGCGTCACAGCGGCTTAAAGATCCGCACGATGGGTGTGCAGGAATATGACATCACGCCGTCCGTAGAACCCATGACAAAATATGCCGTCATGGTGACGGATCCGCTTACGATCCGGTATCATCTGGAGCGGGCGATCTATCTGGCCAAAACGGGTCGTCCGGGACCGTGCTGGCTGGATCTTCCGTTGAATGTACAGAGTGCGGTCGTGGAAACCGATGATCTGAAAGCGTATGATCCGAGCGAGGATGCAAAAGAACTTCCGGCTCCGGTAAGCGAGGAGACGGTGAAACAAATTCTGGAAAAACTGAAACTGGCATCCCAGCCTCTGATTTTTGCCGGTCACGGGATCCGGCTGGCAGGAGCCTATGATGAATTTCAGCATCTGGTGGAACTTCTCGGAATCCCGGTGGTGACGGGGATGAGCAGTATCGATCTGATGGAGTCCGCACATCCGCTGTATGTGGGAAGAAACGGAGGAACGGGAAACCGTCCGGGAAACTTTGCCGTGCAGACCTGTGATGTGTTATTTTCCATCGGAAGCAGACAGAGCTTTTTGCAGACCGGATTTGCCTATGAAAAATGGGCGGCACATGCCTATACGATCCTCAATGATATCGACGGGGAGGAACTGAAAAAAGAGACACTTCATGTGGATCTTCCGGTGGCAGCGGATGCAAAAGAACTGATCACGAGCTGCATCCGGGTACTGGAAGCGGCGGGCTGTGATCGTGCACACCCGTGGTTTGCAGATGGAAAAACATCCTGGAGAGAGAAATGCCGTCACTGGAAAGAAAAATATCCGGTGGTAACAAAAGAAAAATATAAAGAGCTGGAACCGGGACGGACGAATATCTATGCATTTTATGACAGCCTGTCAAAAGTGCTCCCGGAAGGGGAACAGATCCTGGTCAGTGTGGGAACCTCCCGTGTGGCGGGAAGTCAGGCAATCTATCTGAAAAAAGATCAGAGATTTTATACCAATGCCGTGACCGCATCGATGGGTTACGGGCTTCCGGCGGCGATCGGCGTGTGTATCGGTTCCGGAAAAAAAGAAGTGATCTGTGTGAACGGGGAAGGATGCATGCAGATGAATCTGCAGGAGCTGCAGACCATCCGGCATCATAATCTGCCGATCCGGATCTTTGTGATCAATAACGAGGGATATCATTCCATCCGCCAGACGCAGACGGCTTATTTCGGCGGTCATCTGGTAGGTGTGGGCGAGGAGAGCGGGGATCTCAGTTTCCCGGATCTTTCCAGGCTGGCACCGGCGTATGGATTTACTTATAAAGAATGTAGAAACAGTGCGACACTCGAAGAAGATCTGCGGATGGTCATGGAAGCTCCGGCACCGGTGATCTGTCAGGTCTTTGTGTCGAAACTTCAGAAGACGGAACCGAAACTGGCGTCCAGACAGCTTCCGGACGGAACCATGGTGTCGGCATCCCTGGAAGATATGTATCCGTTTCTTTCGAGAGAAGAGATG